One genomic region from Kamptonema formosum PCC 6407 encodes:
- a CDS encoding DNA sulfur modification protein DndB, which yields MSESNYPQPEPNSRLDELLEPYFAKYHRQKCYPGLIFQQGKRKMVQINVPADELPTLLQAKPATGNDPDSGKNRPEVDGHSEEVKQYIIKRCTKNKPWILGTLTANIAPDKIELVELGRGICLVVIRRGVKLDITDGQHRKRAIHELIESSNGELIGDDYFPITLVLEEDFNQCQTDFRDMAQTRQLDKSLLLSFGEFEGRVGITKNLLDRVSMFYGKTEKIKYSPSTKHKLIYTTNYIAKLVSCAFADDLIDDLQDYDVETSSEVLISCLNQFFSECSQTQHIAETAVENLTIEEVAKFKEDCVLGKSVGVEVLGRLLYCTYDKNDDCFENEKISKLAKLDWSRKSHIWAGNIVLSSNNSNNTYKITASANAVRAAITAAKTELGWV from the coding sequence ATGTCTGAAAGTAACTACCCTCAGCCTGAGCCCAATTCACGACTTGATGAGTTGCTTGAGCCTTACTTCGCAAAGTATCACCGTCAGAAGTGCTATCCGGGGTTGATTTTTCAGCAGGGGAAGCGGAAAATGGTACAAATCAATGTCCCTGCGGATGAATTACCGACTCTTCTTCAAGCGAAGCCCGCTACTGGGAATGATCCTGATTCTGGAAAAAATCGCCCAGAGGTAGATGGTCATTCTGAGGAAGTTAAACAATATATTATTAAACGCTGTACAAAGAACAAACCTTGGATTTTGGGGACACTAACTGCAAATATCGCCCCAGATAAGATTGAGCTTGTAGAATTGGGCCGGGGAATTTGTCTAGTAGTAATTCGTCGGGGTGTTAAATTAGATATTACTGATGGACAACACCGAAAACGTGCTATTCACGAATTGATAGAAAGCTCTAATGGTGAATTAATTGGTGATGATTATTTTCCAATTACTTTGGTATTAGAAGAAGACTTTAACCAGTGTCAGACTGATTTTCGAGATATGGCACAGACAAGACAGCTAGATAAATCATTACTTTTGTCATTTGGTGAGTTTGAAGGTCGAGTAGGTATTACTAAAAACTTACTCGATCGAGTATCAATGTTTTATGGTAAAACAGAAAAGATTAAATACTCTCCTTCAACTAAACACAAGTTAATTTACACAACTAATTATATTGCTAAGCTCGTAAGCTGTGCCTTTGCTGATGACCTAATTGATGATCTTCAAGATTATGATGTTGAGACATCATCAGAAGTTTTAATTAGTTGCCTCAATCAGTTTTTCTCGGAATGTAGCCAGACACAGCATATTGCTGAAACCGCTGTTGAAAACTTAACTATCGAGGAAGTTGCGAAATTTAAAGAAGATTGTGTGTTGGGCAAAAGTGTTGGTGTAGAAGTTTTAGGGCGATTGCTATACTGCACTTATGACAAAAATGATGATTGTTTTGAGAATGAAAAAATCTCAAAACTTGCTAAGCTTGATTGGTCAAGAAAGAGTCATATTTGGGCAGGAAATATTGTTTTATCTAGCAATAATTCCAACAATACCTATAAGATAACAGCCAGTGCTAATGCTGTAAGAGCAGCAATTACAGCAGCTAAAACTGAACTAGGGTGGGTATAA
- the dndC gene encoding DNA phosphorothioation system sulfurtransferase DndC — MTEAQQVLLFPSRTVAELVEDIEKLNKEIQELYCLDDIPWIIGVSFGKDSSAILQLVWYAIAALPPEKRTKTIHVITTDTFVENPIVAAWVRKSLEQLKAGSKEKKMPIEAHLLHPSVQGTFWVCLIGKGYPSPRNGFRWCTERMKIQPVNHFIREMVRGHGETIVVLGTRKAESTKRAATMKKHEAGRLRDRLSPNAHLPNSLVYSPIEDWRNDEVWIYLNQWENPWGGNNKDLFTLYRGATTDNECPLVVDTSTPSCGSSRFGCWVCTMVNQDKSMQAMIQNDEEKEWMQPLLDIRNELDIQNDHDKRDFRRIYGRVELFERNIGEGKTSVQNIPGPYTKFWREHWLRRVLQAQTQIRQTAPSEMRDITLITPEELSEIRRIWLEEKHEFDDSLPKIYAEVTGEPFEDTRPFDERKLLGNDEWDVLQTICENDTMHLELMSKLLNTERQYYTKPRRTGIFLDIDKCFDTSSRIKEEAIDNAHYQRQVKTALETVKEDPHEIQQIREAIATIEDPEKSPDTNPKNIKEMIENKGDKNKQLSWGDMKFPLLNLINENPAE, encoded by the coding sequence ATGACAGAAGCTCAGCAAGTTTTATTATTCCCATCTCGCACTGTTGCCGAGTTAGTGGAAGATATAGAAAAGCTAAACAAGGAAATCCAAGAATTATACTGTCTTGATGATATTCCTTGGATTATAGGCGTATCGTTTGGCAAAGATTCAAGTGCTATTTTACAGTTAGTGTGGTATGCGATTGCAGCACTACCACCAGAAAAGCGCACGAAAACAATTCATGTCATTACAACAGATACTTTTGTTGAAAATCCTATCGTTGCGGCTTGGGTACGGAAATCATTAGAGCAACTTAAGGCGGGATCTAAAGAGAAAAAAATGCCTATTGAAGCTCATTTATTGCATCCTTCTGTTCAGGGAACATTTTGGGTATGCTTAATTGGTAAAGGCTATCCGTCTCCTCGCAATGGATTTCGCTGGTGTACTGAAAGGATGAAAATTCAACCTGTTAACCACTTTATTAGAGAAATGGTTAGAGGACATGGTGAAACCATTGTAGTTTTAGGTACCCGCAAGGCTGAAAGTACGAAAAGAGCCGCAACAATGAAAAAGCATGAAGCAGGTAGATTACGCGATCGTCTTAGCCCTAATGCTCACTTACCTAATTCTCTAGTTTATAGCCCTATTGAAGATTGGCGGAATGATGAAGTTTGGATTTATCTGAACCAGTGGGAGAATCCTTGGGGGGGTAACAATAAAGACTTATTTACTTTGTACCGAGGTGCAACAACAGATAACGAGTGTCCTTTAGTTGTTGATACGTCTACTCCTAGTTGTGGTAGTTCTCGATTTGGATGTTGGGTTTGCACAATGGTAAACCAAGACAAATCAATGCAGGCAATGATCCAGAATGATGAAGAAAAAGAATGGATGCAGCCTCTACTTGATATACGCAACGAACTAGATATTCAGAACGATCATGACAAGAGAGACTTTCGGCGCATTTATGGCAGAGTTGAACTATTTGAACGCAATATTGGTGAAGGAAAAACCTCTGTTCAAAATATCCCTGGCCCCTATACTAAATTTTGGCGGGAACATTGGTTAAGGCGAGTCTTACAAGCACAAACCCAAATTCGCCAAACTGCCCCCTCAGAAATGCGCGACATCACCCTTATTACTCCTGAAGAACTCAGCGAAATTCGCCGTATATGGCTAGAAGAAAAACACGAATTTGACGATAGCCTACCCAAAATTTACGCAGAAGTCACTGGCGAACCCTTTGAAGACACTCGCCCCTTTGACGAAAGAAAACTACTAGGAAATGACGAATGGGATGTACTTCAAACAATCTGTGAAAACGACACAATGCACTTAGAATTAATGTCAAAACTCCTCAACACCGAACGCCAATACTACACCAAACCCCGCCGAACCGGGATCTTCCTTGATATCGATAAATGCTTTGATACCAGTTCGCGAATCAAAGAAGAAGCCATCGATAATGCCCACTACCAACGCCAAGTAAAAACTGCCCTCGAAACAGTTAAAGAAGATCCTCATGAAATTCAGCAAATTCGAGAGGCGATCGCCACTATTGAAGACCCCGAAAAATCCCCAGATACCAATCCCAAAAACATCAAAGAAATGATTGAAAACAAAGGCGACAAAAATAAACAATTATCATGGGGTGACATGAAATTTCCCCTCTTAAATCTCATCAACGAAAACCCAGCCGAATAA
- the dndB gene encoding DNA sulfur modification protein DndB, whose product MSDFPMISSFEYILPVIRGIQAGREYYVSMCPVRLLPKLFPIQGEELAPEKRSNRSLNRSRVPEIAKYIINNPRNYALGAIAASIDAKITFEPLGNEAESRKIGRLRVPMDATFTINDGQHRRVAYQMALKENPELGYETVALILYLDLGLERSQQMFADFNRFQVPIDASLDILYQHREFKANLVKAVVQRVEVLRCLTEMERGTLSTKSDKLFTLNSISHATLSLLVNYAGVDMEKQVELAANFWKVISGLMAEWELVLRGRLTAAKVRQDYVHCHELVLSSLAIIGADLLEVYPDNWRECLAGLQEVDWSISNPDWQGHILCKSGVSKSKVSLGWMKGYLQGRLGL is encoded by the coding sequence ATGTCTGATTTTCCCATGATTTCTTCCTTTGAATACATCTTACCTGTTATCCGGGGAATTCAAGCGGGGCGAGAGTATTATGTCTCGATGTGTCCGGTACGTTTACTGCCAAAACTTTTCCCGATTCAAGGGGAAGAGTTAGCGCCAGAAAAGCGGTCAAATCGTAGCTTAAACCGCAGTCGTGTCCCAGAAATTGCTAAATATATTATCAACAATCCGAGAAATTACGCTTTAGGTGCGATCGCGGCTTCCATTGATGCTAAGATTACTTTTGAGCCTCTAGGAAATGAAGCAGAAAGCCGCAAAATTGGCAGGTTGCGCGTGCCAATGGATGCTACTTTTACTATTAACGATGGGCAACATCGGCGGGTCGCTTATCAAATGGCATTGAAAGAAAATCCTGAGTTGGGTTATGAAACGGTAGCTTTGATTTTATACTTGGATTTGGGATTAGAGCGATCGCAGCAAATGTTTGCTGATTTTAACCGCTTTCAAGTACCGATAGATGCTTCTTTAGATATTCTTTACCAACACCGAGAGTTTAAGGCAAATTTGGTCAAGGCGGTTGTCCAGCGAGTTGAGGTTTTGCGGTGTTTAACGGAGATGGAAAGGGGGACGTTATCGACAAAATCTGATAAACTTTTTACACTTAATAGTATTTCTCATGCTACTCTGAGTTTATTGGTTAATTATGCGGGTGTGGATATGGAAAAGCAGGTGGAATTGGCGGCGAATTTTTGGAAGGTTATTAGCGGTTTGATGGCTGAGTGGGAGTTAGTTTTGCGGGGGCGATTGACGGCGGCGAAAGTGCGGCAAGATTATGTTCATTGTCATGAGCTCGTACTCTCAAGTCTGGCTATTATTGGGGCGGATTTATTGGAGGTCTATCCTGATAATTGGCGGGAATGTTTGGCGGGTTTACAAGAGGTTGATTGGTCGATTTCTAATCCTGATTGGCAAGGTCATATTCTTTGTAAAAGTGGGGTTTCTAAGTCTAAGGTTAGTTTGGGTTGGATGAAGGGTTATTTACAAGGGAGGTTGGGTTTGTAG
- a CDS encoding AAA family ATPase gives MKLNSIKLYNFRQFYGKTPEITFASGTRNTTMIHGNNGSGKTTLMNAFTWVLYEKFSAAFAAPDQLVNKRAINEAEPNKAIECWVEIVFEHGGKRYQAKRVCRAYKNDTNVEHGKTQLLMQIAQDDGRWMFPSEQPDDIIGRILPESLHQYFFFDGERIEQIVRTNKKAEIAEATKELLGVEVLNRSIRHLGEAKKSLETDLKVIGDTQTKKSLKEKQKLEKEVEKLSSRQVEIAQELAHQGELKKAINSRLLELSGAGELQQLRAELEASAGSIKEQLKQAREALKRAITTRGYTVFIADMTVEFRQVFDGLRAKGELPMGIKRQFVEELLKRQRCICGAELIDGTHAHFEVNGWMDKAGTADVEETAIRTIVQVEELEKQVPDLWEELDRQQENIKYNRTELSRIETQLDDINKKLRNYPDEDISKLQKRLDEIESKVSEFNRETGSNQQEIDHLTREIEGLGKQIDKQQMNESRQVLAQKRIAATQDAVDRLIEVRSRLEKQFRLQLEKRVQELFSQISFTPYLPKLNEKYEINLVENTGGEEISVAASTGENQILSLSFIGGIIEGVREWSQQNTLMGPDSSTFPIVMDSPFGSLDEMYRRKVAKTLPRLANQLVVLVTKTQWRVEVAEEMSNRTGREYVLVYNSPKPECEEDSIELAGVRYPLVKQSPNEFEYTEIVEVDYDF, from the coding sequence ATGAAACTAAACTCAATTAAACTTTATAATTTCCGTCAATTTTATGGCAAAACTCCAGAGATTACCTTTGCCTCTGGAACTCGGAATACCACAATGATTCATGGCAACAATGGATCAGGAAAAACAACGCTAATGAATGCGTTTACTTGGGTGTTATATGAAAAATTTAGCGCTGCTTTCGCTGCTCCAGACCAATTAGTAAATAAACGGGCAATTAATGAAGCTGAACCGAATAAAGCTATCGAATGTTGGGTTGAAATTGTGTTTGAGCATGGTGGTAAACGCTATCAAGCAAAACGGGTATGCCGCGCTTATAAAAATGATACAAATGTTGAGCATGGCAAAACTCAATTGCTGATGCAAATAGCGCAAGATGATGGTCGTTGGATGTTTCCGTCGGAACAACCAGATGATATTATTGGGCGAATTTTGCCAGAAAGTCTGCATCAATATTTTTTCTTTGATGGTGAAAGAATTGAGCAAATTGTCCGCACTAATAAGAAAGCTGAAATTGCTGAGGCAACTAAGGAATTGCTAGGTGTAGAGGTTTTAAATCGCTCGATTAGACATTTAGGAGAGGCGAAAAAGTCTCTAGAAACAGATTTGAAAGTTATTGGGGATACACAAACCAAGAAATCTTTAAAGGAAAAGCAAAAGTTAGAAAAAGAGGTGGAAAAACTTTCAAGTCGCCAAGTTGAAATCGCTCAGGAGTTAGCACACCAAGGTGAGCTAAAAAAAGCAATTAACAGCCGTTTGCTGGAACTTAGCGGTGCGGGAGAATTGCAGCAATTGCGGGCTGAGCTTGAAGCTAGTGCAGGCTCTATTAAAGAACAGTTAAAACAGGCGAGAGAAGCCTTAAAACGAGCGATTACCACACGAGGATATACTGTTTTTATTGCTGATATGACGGTGGAATTTCGACAAGTTTTTGATGGTTTGCGAGCGAAAGGAGAATTGCCAATGGGTATTAAACGGCAATTTGTGGAGGAGTTATTAAAAAGACAGCGCTGTATCTGTGGTGCAGAGTTAATTGATGGCACTCACGCTCATTTTGAGGTAAATGGTTGGATGGATAAAGCGGGAACTGCTGATGTGGAAGAAACAGCAATTCGCACGATTGTGCAAGTGGAGGAACTTGAGAAGCAAGTTCCTGATTTGTGGGAGGAACTTGACAGACAGCAAGAGAATATTAAGTATAATCGCACGGAGCTTTCTCGGATTGAGACGCAGTTAGATGACATTAATAAAAAATTGCGAAATTATCCAGATGAAGATATTAGTAAGCTGCAAAAACGCCTGGATGAAATTGAATCTAAAGTTAGTGAATTTAATCGCGAAACGGGTTCCAATCAGCAAGAAATAGATCATCTTACTCGTGAAATTGAAGGTTTAGGTAAACAGATTGATAAGCAGCAAATGAATGAGTCTCGGCAAGTTTTGGCTCAGAAACGCATTGCTGCCACTCAAGATGCTGTTGATAGATTGATTGAGGTAAGATCCCGTTTAGAGAAACAGTTTCGTTTGCAGTTAGAAAAGCGAGTGCAGGAATTATTTAGTCAAATTTCTTTCACTCCCTATCTCCCTAAGCTGAATGAAAAATATGAGATCAATTTAGTAGAAAATACAGGGGGTGAGGAAATTAGCGTTGCAGCTTCTACTGGTGAAAATCAAATTCTGAGTTTGTCGTTTATTGGTGGTATCATTGAGGGGGTACGGGAGTGGAGTCAACAGAATACTTTAATGGGGCCAGATAGCAGCACTTTCCCGATAGTAATGGATTCCCCTTTTGGTAGTTTGGATGAAATGTATCGGCGAAAAGTTGCGAAGACGCTGCCAAGATTGGCGAATCAATTGGTAGTTTTAGTTACAAAGACTCAGTGGCGGGTAGAAGTTGCGGAAGAAATGAGTAATCGCACAGGTAGGGAATATGTTTTAGTTTACAATTCTCCTAAGCCTGAGTGTGAAGAGGATTCGATTGAGTTGGCAGGCGTGCGTTATCCTTTGGTTAAACAAAGTCCGAATGAGTTTGAATATACGGAAATTGTAGAAGTAGATTATGATTTTTAG
- a CDS encoding DGQHR domain-containing protein, whose amino-acid sequence MTSAPDSTADLASQILEQEKRERDAIAFLLDKYLGRDDRLLVQKTQMGSTEAYVGSVTLEWLDSKVRFAAQLPLFRQKFDPQTNNVIRDEETIDEIQQRPLDWSRQGSLAQYLAARKTHKFPAVLVVQSLPWVDDPKAPEWDENGRARKSSADFLAIDKNETVGFLNIKDVSVFALDGQHRLMGIQGLMSLIKTGRLQPFNKYKKPVGQAITVDDLIEEYQIDLTYLQGLAQEKIGIEFIPAVVKGETHQEARWRVRSIFVHVNLMAVKLSQGQLALLNEDDGFSIVARKVAVTHPLLKEVEGRNPRVNWDSATVAAKSTVLTTLQALQDMSERYLRYKFPHWKPSDKGLIAMRPDDEELEAGIEEFKLFFDGLASLPSYCELDNGLGTLEMRRFSFEKPGGDGNMLFRPVGQVALAQALGNLVFRKKLSIKEIFHKLRRYDTDGGFSHMDFPESLWYGILYDPNKKRVLVSGKDLSAKLIVYLLGGVTDDMEKAELRQAVAAARTVEDRAINFNGKFVKPREVGLPPILN is encoded by the coding sequence ATGACCAGCGCCCCCGATTCGACTGCTGACCTCGCTAGCCAAATTCTCGAACAGGAGAAGCGGGAAAGAGACGCGATCGCATTCTTACTTGACAAATACCTCGGCCGCGACGATCGCCTCCTCGTCCAAAAAACCCAAATGGGGAGCACCGAAGCCTACGTCGGTTCCGTCACCCTCGAATGGCTAGACAGCAAAGTTCGCTTCGCCGCCCAACTTCCACTTTTTCGCCAAAAATTCGACCCCCAAACTAACAACGTCATCCGCGACGAAGAAACCATCGATGAAATCCAACAAAGGCCTCTCGACTGGTCGCGCCAAGGATCTTTAGCCCAATACCTTGCGGCCCGCAAAACTCACAAATTCCCCGCCGTTTTAGTCGTTCAAAGTCTCCCTTGGGTAGACGATCCCAAAGCCCCAGAATGGGATGAAAACGGTCGCGCCCGTAAGTCTTCCGCCGACTTTTTAGCCATTGATAAAAACGAAACTGTTGGCTTTTTAAACATTAAAGATGTCTCTGTTTTTGCCCTTGATGGTCAACACCGATTAATGGGCATTCAAGGCTTAATGAGCCTGATTAAAACTGGTCGCCTTCAACCTTTTAACAAATATAAAAAACCTGTCGGTCAAGCGATTACTGTTGATGACTTAATTGAAGAATATCAAATCGATCTCACCTATTTACAAGGTCTAGCCCAAGAAAAAATCGGCATTGAATTCATTCCTGCCGTTGTCAAAGGAGAAACCCACCAAGAGGCAAGATGGAGAGTGCGATCGATCTTTGTTCACGTCAATTTAATGGCAGTAAAATTAAGCCAAGGACAACTCGCACTCCTCAATGAAGATGATGGATTTTCTATTGTTGCCCGTAAAGTTGCCGTTACCCACCCGCTATTAAAAGAAGTCGAAGGTCGCAATCCCCGCGTTAATTGGGATAGCGCAACTGTGGCTGCTAAATCAACAGTTTTAACTACATTGCAAGCATTACAAGATATGTCAGAACGCTATCTGCGGTATAAATTTCCCCACTGGAAACCCTCAGATAAAGGATTAATTGCTATGCGACCAGATGATGAGGAGTTAGAAGCCGGAATTGAAGAATTTAAGTTGTTTTTTGACGGATTAGCGAGTTTGCCGAGTTATTGTGAATTAGATAATGGGTTAGGAACGTTAGAAATGCGGCGTTTTAGCTTTGAAAAACCGGGGGGCGATGGCAATATGTTATTCCGTCCTGTCGGTCAAGTTGCCCTAGCTCAGGCATTAGGAAATTTAGTATTTAGAAAGAAATTGTCTATTAAAGAAATCTTCCACAAACTGCGGAGATATGACACTGATGGCGGGTTTAGCCACATGGATTTTCCAGAGTCACTGTGGTATGGAATTTTATACGATCCCAATAAGAAACGGGTGTTAGTTTCGGGAAAAGATTTGTCAGCAAAATTGATTGTTTATCTGTTAGGAGGAGTAACGGATGATATGGAAAAAGCCGAATTGCGGCAGGCGGTAGCAGCGGCCAGGACTGTGGAAGATCGGGCGATTAATTTTAATGGTAAGTTTGTGAAACCGAGGGAGGTTGGTTTGCCGCCGATTTTGAATTGA
- a CDS encoding DNA phosphorothioation-associated protein 4, whose translation MTTNRINVAKDKADLVKALTVAEGKTGPFQTYADVIVFAAALGSKRKKRLPLKEISKREPGPIGLEVFVSRGYDSIIKLIAVAETKDSKILSYNDATLEEQRLTIFEEYANGGLEILREELRGAGDYLDQLLLMLIGERFKEESTEQSFDLRRFL comes from the coding sequence ATGACTACTAATCGTATTAATGTTGCTAAAGATAAAGCCGATTTAGTCAAAGCTTTAACAGTAGCAGAGGGGAAAACTGGCCCTTTCCAGACTTACGCAGACGTGATAGTATTTGCCGCTGCTTTGGGGTCAAAACGGAAAAAGCGCTTACCTCTTAAGGAAATTTCTAAAAGAGAACCTGGGCCCATTGGGCTAGAAGTTTTTGTGTCTAGGGGTTACGATAGTATAATTAAGTTAATTGCGGTAGCAGAAACTAAAGACTCAAAAATTCTCTCCTATAATGATGCCACCTTAGAAGAACAGAGGCTTACTATTTTTGAAGAATATGCTAATGGAGGTTTGGAAATATTGCGAGAAGAATTACGAGGTGCTGGTGATTATTTAGATCAGCTTTTATTGATGCTTATTGGTGAAAGATTTAAGGAAGAATCGACAGAGCAAAGTTTTGATTTAAGGAGATTTTTATAG
- a CDS encoding S-layer homology domain-containing protein, translating to MFSDIENHWSKKCILALAQKNLVSGYPDRTFHPNAPLTRAEFAVLMGNIFHYAEPIQNPISFKDVTNNHWAYKDIQNASTKGFLAGYPDKTFQPEQLISRVQAFIALAAQLKLKVPEKSEEILTNYFDDGAGVPQYARKMMAAATNGFLVVNYPNSRQLKPNKSATRGEMAASLCQVLGIPFIVPSQYFAKGKLFAIAPQFDYARPFSKGLAQVIIGDKEYAIDKIGNLVDQSYTEPQVANNSNLQPSLVGEKIGYVDNKNKLIIPPEFDEAREFSEGLAAVRVGAEWVIEPRGNDGSGSPAEYVRVLTGGKWGYIFNPLS from the coding sequence ATGTTTTCTGATATTGAAAATCACTGGTCAAAAAAGTGTATCCTTGCTCTAGCCCAAAAAAATTTAGTCAGTGGGTACCCCGATCGCACTTTTCATCCTAATGCACCCCTAACTCGCGCTGAATTTGCTGTGTTAATGGGCAATATTTTCCACTATGCTGAGCCAATTCAGAACCCGATTTCTTTCAAAGATGTTACTAATAATCATTGGGCTTATAAAGACATTCAAAATGCTTCAACTAAAGGATTTTTAGCTGGCTATCCCGACAAAACTTTTCAACCAGAACAACTAATTTCAAGAGTACAAGCATTTATTGCGTTGGCAGCACAACTTAAGTTAAAAGTTCCTGAAAAATCTGAGGAAATCCTCACAAATTATTTTGACGATGGAGCGGGAGTTCCACAGTACGCTCGCAAGATGATGGCAGCCGCAACTAATGGTTTTCTAGTAGTTAACTATCCGAATTCAAGGCAGCTAAAACCGAATAAAAGTGCAACTAGAGGAGAGATGGCTGCTTCTCTCTGTCAAGTATTAGGCATTCCTTTTATTGTCCCGTCGCAGTATTTTGCTAAGGGTAAATTGTTTGCTATCGCACCCCAATTTGACTATGCTAGACCTTTTTCTAAAGGTTTAGCACAGGTAATAATCGGTGACAAAGAGTATGCGATCGATAAAATAGGCAATTTGGTTGACCAGTCTTATACGGAGCCTCAAGTAGCTAATAATTCTAATCTCCAACCATCATTGGTAGGTGAAAAAATTGGTTATGTAGATAATAAGAATAAATTGATTATTCCGCCAGAATTTGATGAAGCAAGGGAATTTTCTGAGGGTTTAGCGGCGGTGAGAGTTGGCGCTGAATGGGTGATAGAACCAAGAGGAAATGATGGTTCTGGTTCACCGGCTGAATATGTTAGAGTTTTAACTGGTGGCAAGTGGGGATATATTTTCAATCCTCTCTCTTAA